In Gammaproteobacteria bacterium, a single genomic region encodes these proteins:
- the metF gene encoding methylenetetrahydrofolate reductase — MYELNTSSLANGSYGVAKLFDKINHEVSNLYDRIKVSFEFFPPKNETAANNLWKAIDKLSVLQPDFVSITYGALASSRDLTHDLIEAVQQRTNLVAVPHLTCVNASEGELRDIAQRYWDIGVRHIVALRGDVDQAENATLPADKQCNSYAVDLVRVLKDVNDFEISVAAYPEVHPEAPSAQFDLDNLKAKFDAGASRAITQFFFNNENFLRFRDQAAARGISGPIVPGILPVSNYQKLLKFTEFANVNVPDWMHNLYQDTDKDPLLCKLLGINIALEQIKVLTEQGVDHFHFYTLNRSDLTYSLCHYLGARDQKSKTIAA; from the coding sequence ATGTACGAACTAAATACCAGCTCATTGGCAAACGGATCTTACGGGGTTGCCAAACTATTCGATAAGATCAACCATGAAGTGTCCAATCTTTATGACCGCATAAAAGTGTCGTTTGAGTTTTTTCCGCCAAAAAATGAAACAGCCGCAAATAACTTGTGGAAAGCAATTGATAAATTATCGGTACTGCAACCCGATTTTGTTTCCATCACCTACGGTGCGCTTGCCAGCAGTCGTGATCTGACGCATGACTTGATCGAGGCGGTGCAACAACGCACGAATCTGGTTGCGGTTCCTCACCTTACTTGCGTGAATGCCAGCGAAGGGGAATTACGTGACATAGCGCAACGCTACTGGGACATTGGCGTGCGACATATTGTGGCTTTACGCGGCGACGTGGATCAGGCCGAGAATGCGACCTTACCCGCAGACAAGCAATGTAACAGTTACGCAGTTGACCTGGTGCGGGTTTTAAAAGACGTTAACGATTTCGAGATCTCGGTAGCCGCTTACCCGGAAGTGCATCCAGAAGCCCCCTCGGCGCAATTTGATCTGGATAACCTCAAGGCCAAATTTGATGCTGGTGCAAGTCGGGCCATCACGCAATTCTTTTTTAATAATGAAAACTTTTTGCGCTTTCGTGATCAAGCAGCCGCGCGTGGCATTAGCGGTCCTATCGTTCCGGGGATTTTGCCAGTGAGTAATTATCAAAAATTACTCAAGTTCACCGAGTTCGCTAACGTGAATGTTCCTGACTGGATGCACAATCTCTACCAAGATACCGACAAGGATCCATTGTTGTGTAAATTGCTGGGTATCAATATTGCCCTTGAGCAGATCAAAGTATTAACCGAGCAGGGTGTGGACCACTTTCATTTTTATACCCTGAATCGCTCCGACCTGACCTACAGCCTCTGTCATTATCTGGGCGCCAGGGACCAGAAATCCAAAACCATCGCCGCCTGA
- the metJ gene encoding met regulon transcriptional regulator MetJ: MAKTPYINPYEAHGEKSEKVKKITVSVPIRVLKLLIDERTRRQINNLRHATLSDLLCEAFLHAYTGQDLPTDDDLSKSNPRVTKQSSKRKKT; encoded by the coding sequence ATGGCAAAAACCCCATACATCAATCCTTATGAAGCCCATGGCGAAAAAAGTGAAAAGGTTAAAAAAATCACGGTTTCTGTGCCAATACGGGTACTCAAATTGCTCATTGATGAGAGAACTCGTAGACAAATCAACAACTTACGTCATGCTACTTTGAGTGATCTGCTGTGTGAGGCATTTTTACATGCGTATACCGGGCAAGACCTGCCGACCGATGATGATCTGAGTAAATCCAATCCGCGCGTAACCAAACAAAGCAGTAAGCGGAAAAAAACCTAA
- a CDS encoding ornithine cyclodeaminase — protein MTRFIDVACLSSYLQENGIQDFTRRLVSYLEQDFSNWQDFDKSPRSAAHSDVGVIELMPVANNDLYSFKYVNGHPDNAELGYLTVMAFGVLAEVQTGYPILLSELTIATALRTAATSVMAAKSLARADSKVMALIGNGCQSEFQALAFHDLMGIEEIRCFDTDPFATAKFIENMQAYPSLKLTRCASTAEAVKGSDIVTTVTADKRYATILTNDMVEPGMHINGIGGDCPGKTEIAKDVLLRSNIFVEYEPQSRIEGDIQQLDLEHEVTEFWNVLAGNSEGRTSANEITFFDSVGFALEDYSTLRLINDIAHEENLGTEIEIVPTLENPKDLFTLTSPKGKARLRKVA, from the coding sequence ATGACCCGATTTATTGATGTTGCCTGTTTAAGCAGTTATTTACAAGAGAACGGGATACAGGACTTTACCCGACGACTTGTTTCCTATCTGGAGCAAGACTTTAGCAACTGGCAGGATTTTGACAAATCCCCGCGTTCAGCTGCCCACAGTGATGTTGGAGTTATTGAATTAATGCCGGTTGCCAATAATGATCTCTATTCATTCAAATACGTGAATGGTCATCCCGATAATGCGGAATTGGGTTACCTCACGGTTATGGCATTTGGGGTGTTGGCCGAAGTGCAAACCGGCTATCCCATTTTGCTTTCCGAGTTAACCATTGCCACCGCCTTGCGCACCGCGGCAACCTCGGTAATGGCGGCTAAAAGTCTGGCACGCGCGGATTCCAAAGTGATGGCTCTGATCGGTAATGGTTGTCAAAGTGAATTTCAGGCATTGGCTTTTCATGATCTGATGGGCATTGAAGAGATTCGCTGTTTTGATACCGATCCATTCGCGACCGCAAAATTTATAGAAAACATGCAAGCCTATCCAAGTTTAAAGCTTACCCGTTGTGCGTCCACTGCAGAGGCGGTAAAAGGATCGGATATCGTTACTACGGTTACTGCCGACAAGCGCTATGCCACCATTTTGACCAATGACATGGTTGAACCCGGCATGCACATCAACGGGATTGGCGGTGATTGTCCGGGCAAAACAGAAATTGCCAAAGATGTGTTATTGAGAAGTAATATTTTTGTTGAATACGAACCGCAATCCAGAATAGAGGGTGATATCCAACAGTTGGATCTCGAACATGAGGTCACAGAATTCTGGAATGTTCTGGCTGGCAATAGCGAAGGTCGCACATCGGCAAATGAGATCACGTTCTTCGATTCAGTAGGTTTTGCATTGGAAGATTATTCTACCTTGAGATTGATAAACGATATCGCGCATGAAGAAAATCTGGGCACGGAAATTGAGATAGTCCCGACTCTGGAAAATCCCAAAGACCTGTTCACCTTGACTTCACCCAAGGGCAAGGCGCGTTTGCGCAAAGTGGCATAA